The following proteins are co-located in the Salvelinus namaycush isolate Seneca chromosome 33, SaNama_1.0, whole genome shotgun sequence genome:
- the LOC120027791 gene encoding dnaJ homolog subfamily B member 6-like isoform X2 yields the protein MTEYYQILGVQRNASAEDIKKAYRKLALKWHPDKNPDNKEDAERQFKELSEAYEVLSNANKRNLYDQYGKEGLTGSGGGGGGHYHNADHFGGGFTFRNPEDVFREFFGERDPFADFFADDDFFGGGQRQQGVSRSRTGGPFFHDFGGFPPFGAGFPVFDSGFTSLGHMGGGGFATFSSSSFGGSGGGGGGMGNIRSVSTSTKFINGKRITTKRIVENGQERVEVEEDGQLKYLTVNGLEEEDWRQNAFPGPPSHQRYLRNTSQNPLEEDEECGLQSLGLARGHMDTKRKKYPWRQEAELKKKRTPRLAPRIGALF from the exons GTACAGAAAGCTAGCACTCAAGTGGCATCCAGACAAGAACCCTGACAACAAGGAGGACGCAGAGAGACAGTTCAAAGAGCTTTCAGAAGCCTATGAGGTCCTGTCAAACG CAAACAAGAGGAACCTGTATGACCAATATGGTAAAGAAGGCCTAACAGGAAGCGGAGGGGGAGGAG GAGGGCATTATCACAACGCTGATCACTTCGGTGGTGGGTTCACATTCCGTAATCCAGAAGACGTCTTCAGGGAATTCTTCGGGGAACGAGATCCATTTGCAGATTTCTTCG CGGACGATGACTTCTTTGGCGGGGGTCAAAGGCAGCAAGGGGTGAGCCGGAGCAGGACCGGGGGACCCTTCTTCCACGATTTCGGGGGCTTCCCCCCCTTCGGGGCAGGCTTCCCGGTGTTTGATTCAG GTTTCACTTCGCTGGGACATATGGGTGGAGGGGGCTTTGCCACGTTCTCCTCTTCATCTTTCGGGGGtagcggaggaggaggaggggggatgggCAACATCCGCTCAGTATCCACCTCTACCAAGTTCATCAACGGCAAAAGAATCACCACAAAACG GATTGTGGAGAACGGCCAGGagagggtggaggtggaggaggacgGTCAGTTGAAGTATCTAACCGTCAACG GTCTGGAAGAGGAGGACTGGCGACAGAACGCTTTCCCTGGTCCCCCCTCCCACCAACGCTACCTGAGGAACACCTCACAGAACCCCCTGGAGGAAGACGAGGAGTGCGGGCTACAGAGCCTGGGACTCGCCAGAG GACACATGGACACTAAGAGGAAGAAATATCCTTGGAGACAGGAGGCGGAGCTCAAAAAGAAGAGAACACCTCGATTGGCTCCTCGAATTGGTGCCTTGTTCTAA
- the LOC120027791 gene encoding dnaJ homolog subfamily B member 6-like isoform X4 — protein MTEYYQILGVQRNASAEDIKKAYRKLALKWHPDKNPDNKEDAERQFKELSEAYEVLSNANKRNLYDQYGKEGLTGSGGGGGGHYHNADHFGGGFTFRNPEDVFREFFGERDPFADFFADDDFFGGGQRQQGVSRSRTGGPFFHDFGGFPPFGAGFPVFDSGFTSLGHMGGGGFATFSSSSFGGSGGGGGGMGNIRSVSTSTKFINGKRITTKRIVENGQERVEVEEDGQLKYLTVNGKEQRLRLDNK, from the exons GTACAGAAAGCTAGCACTCAAGTGGCATCCAGACAAGAACCCTGACAACAAGGAGGACGCAGAGAGACAGTTCAAAGAGCTTTCAGAAGCCTATGAGGTCCTGTCAAACG CAAACAAGAGGAACCTGTATGACCAATATGGTAAAGAAGGCCTAACAGGAAGCGGAGGGGGAGGAG GAGGGCATTATCACAACGCTGATCACTTCGGTGGTGGGTTCACATTCCGTAATCCAGAAGACGTCTTCAGGGAATTCTTCGGGGAACGAGATCCATTTGCAGATTTCTTCG CGGACGATGACTTCTTTGGCGGGGGTCAAAGGCAGCAAGGGGTGAGCCGGAGCAGGACCGGGGGACCCTTCTTCCACGATTTCGGGGGCTTCCCCCCCTTCGGGGCAGGCTTCCCGGTGTTTGATTCAG GTTTCACTTCGCTGGGACATATGGGTGGAGGGGGCTTTGCCACGTTCTCCTCTTCATCTTTCGGGGGtagcggaggaggaggaggggggatgggCAACATCCGCTCAGTATCCACCTCTACCAAGTTCATCAACGGCAAAAGAATCACCACAAAACG GATTGTGGAGAACGGCCAGGagagggtggaggtggaggaggacgGTCAGTTGAAGTATCTAACCGTCAACGGTAAGGAGCAGCGCCTAAGACTGGATAACAAGTGA
- the LOC120027791 gene encoding dnaJ homolog subfamily B member 6-like isoform X1 codes for MTEYYQILGVQRNASAEDIKKAYRKLALKWHPDKNPDNKEDAERQFKELSEAYEVLSNANKRNLYDQYGKEGLTGSGGGGGGHYHNADHFGGGFTFRNPEDVFREFFGERDPFADFFADDDFFGGGQRQQGVSRSRTGGPFFHDFGGFPPFGAGFPVFDSGGPPLQHGFTSLGHMGGGGFATFSSSSFGGSGGGGGGMGNIRSVSTSTKFINGKRITTKRIVENGQERVEVEEDGQLKYLTVNGLEEEDWRQNAFPGPPSHQRYLRNTSQNPLEEDEECGLQSLGLARGHMDTKRKKYPWRQEAELKKKRTPRLAPRIGALF; via the exons GTACAGAAAGCTAGCACTCAAGTGGCATCCAGACAAGAACCCTGACAACAAGGAGGACGCAGAGAGACAGTTCAAAGAGCTTTCAGAAGCCTATGAGGTCCTGTCAAACG CAAACAAGAGGAACCTGTATGACCAATATGGTAAAGAAGGCCTAACAGGAAGCGGAGGGGGAGGAG GAGGGCATTATCACAACGCTGATCACTTCGGTGGTGGGTTCACATTCCGTAATCCAGAAGACGTCTTCAGGGAATTCTTCGGGGAACGAGATCCATTTGCAGATTTCTTCG CGGACGATGACTTCTTTGGCGGGGGTCAAAGGCAGCAAGGGGTGAGCCGGAGCAGGACCGGGGGACCCTTCTTCCACGATTTCGGGGGCTTCCCCCCCTTCGGGGCAGGCTTCCCGGTGTTTGATTCAGGTGGGCCTCCCCTGCAGCACG GTTTCACTTCGCTGGGACATATGGGTGGAGGGGGCTTTGCCACGTTCTCCTCTTCATCTTTCGGGGGtagcggaggaggaggaggggggatgggCAACATCCGCTCAGTATCCACCTCTACCAAGTTCATCAACGGCAAAAGAATCACCACAAAACG GATTGTGGAGAACGGCCAGGagagggtggaggtggaggaggacgGTCAGTTGAAGTATCTAACCGTCAACG GTCTGGAAGAGGAGGACTGGCGACAGAACGCTTTCCCTGGTCCCCCCTCCCACCAACGCTACCTGAGGAACACCTCACAGAACCCCCTGGAGGAAGACGAGGAGTGCGGGCTACAGAGCCTGGGACTCGCCAGAG GACACATGGACACTAAGAGGAAGAAATATCCTTGGAGACAGGAGGCGGAGCTCAAAAAGAAGAGAACACCTCGATTGGCTCCTCGAATTGGTGCCTTGTTCTAA
- the LOC120027791 gene encoding dnaJ homolog subfamily B member 6-like isoform X3, which translates to MTEYYQILGVQRNASAEDIKKAYRKLALKWHPDKNPDNKEDAERQFKELSEAYEVLSNANKRNLYDQYGKEGLTGSGGGGGGHYHNADHFGGGFTFRNPEDVFREFFGERDPFADFFADDDFFGGGQRQQGVSRSRTGGPFFHDFGGFPPFGAGFPVFDSGGPPLQHGFTSLGHMGGGGFATFSSSSFGGSGGGGGGMGNIRSVSTSTKFINGKRITTKRIVENGQERVEVEEDGQLKYLTVNGKEQRLRLDNK; encoded by the exons GTACAGAAAGCTAGCACTCAAGTGGCATCCAGACAAGAACCCTGACAACAAGGAGGACGCAGAGAGACAGTTCAAAGAGCTTTCAGAAGCCTATGAGGTCCTGTCAAACG CAAACAAGAGGAACCTGTATGACCAATATGGTAAAGAAGGCCTAACAGGAAGCGGAGGGGGAGGAG GAGGGCATTATCACAACGCTGATCACTTCGGTGGTGGGTTCACATTCCGTAATCCAGAAGACGTCTTCAGGGAATTCTTCGGGGAACGAGATCCATTTGCAGATTTCTTCG CGGACGATGACTTCTTTGGCGGGGGTCAAAGGCAGCAAGGGGTGAGCCGGAGCAGGACCGGGGGACCCTTCTTCCACGATTTCGGGGGCTTCCCCCCCTTCGGGGCAGGCTTCCCGGTGTTTGATTCAGGTGGGCCTCCCCTGCAGCACG GTTTCACTTCGCTGGGACATATGGGTGGAGGGGGCTTTGCCACGTTCTCCTCTTCATCTTTCGGGGGtagcggaggaggaggaggggggatgggCAACATCCGCTCAGTATCCACCTCTACCAAGTTCATCAACGGCAAAAGAATCACCACAAAACG GATTGTGGAGAACGGCCAGGagagggtggaggtggaggaggacgGTCAGTTGAAGTATCTAACCGTCAACGGTAAGGAGCAGCGCCTAAGACTGGATAACAAGTGA